In a single window of the Prochlorococcus marinus str. AS9601 genome:
- a CDS encoding glucosamine inositolphosphorylceramide transferase family protein: MLKLIIGIIKTRKTIYIAALIFIAIASLPLVIKPITKIERVLRRAAKSFIYPESTSNILIGDNWKIYLAEVEDLFSKRPRILSIRSLNINPRDAHPESELRLYDPFILRVKKPQQSERSYVVYEPCYFKAKSTKKRPDYQCNIQYFPLEQAMNVNENIKSDIIFDPDYKVSFPYPYSFGNRIGFVFESATQDTIKFAEVEPTKDGRIQVKKLQNLVGNSLGHYDPAITNYEGVDYLMSNNSKSLRVCKLGKSIDKFISSNEGKWDESNCKFYDLGNQTGERNAGLIYKEEDSNRFFRFTMNNYRKYGESVDLYEITGFDPKYKQKLVKKDLLKDEFRRIGMKIDLYHHIAPVMRTGKSKYLILLDASKPIFTSLHRKARTKIEFE; the protein is encoded by the coding sequence ATGTTGAAACTAATAATAGGCATAATTAAGACAAGAAAAACAATTTATATAGCTGCCCTTATTTTTATAGCTATTGCAAGCCTACCTTTAGTCATAAAACCAATCACCAAAATAGAGAGGGTATTGCGAAGGGCAGCTAAAAGCTTTATCTATCCAGAGAGCACTTCAAATATTTTAATCGGCGATAACTGGAAAATTTACCTTGCTGAGGTTGAGGACCTCTTCAGCAAAAGGCCAAGGATTTTATCGATAAGAAGTCTGAACATTAACCCAAGAGATGCACACCCAGAGTCTGAGTTGAGATTATATGATCCGTTCATTCTTAGAGTAAAAAAACCTCAACAAAGTGAACGCTCTTATGTTGTCTATGAACCCTGCTACTTCAAGGCCAAATCAACTAAGAAAAGACCAGATTATCAATGCAATATTCAATACTTTCCACTTGAGCAAGCGATGAATGTTAACGAAAATATTAAAAGCGATATTATCTTTGATCCTGATTACAAAGTAAGTTTTCCTTATCCTTATAGTTTCGGAAATAGAATAGGGTTTGTATTCGAGTCAGCCACACAAGATACAATTAAATTTGCAGAGGTAGAACCCACTAAGGATGGAAGAATACAAGTAAAAAAATTACAAAATTTAGTAGGAAATAGCCTTGGACACTATGATCCAGCAATCACTAATTATGAGGGTGTGGATTATCTTATGTCCAACAATAGTAAATCTCTAAGGGTATGTAAGCTTGGTAAGAGTATAGATAAGTTCATAAGTTCTAATGAGGGGAAATGGGATGAAAGTAACTGTAAATTTTACGATCTAGGGAATCAAACAGGAGAAAGAAATGCTGGGTTAATATACAAAGAAGAAGATAGCAATCGCTTTTTCAGATTTACAATGAATAACTACCGTAAATACGGAGAATCTGTAGATCTGTATGAAATAACAGGCTTTGATCCTAAATATAAGCAGAAGCTTGTCAAAAAAGATCTTTTGAAAGATGAATTCAGAAGGATTGGCATGAAAATTGATCTTTACCATCATATTGCGCCTGTAATGAGAACAGGCAAGTCTAAGTATCTAATACTTCTAGATGCTTCTAAGCCTATATTTACATCGCTACATCGTAAAGCGCGTACAAAAATAGAATTCGAATAA
- a CDS encoding extracellular solute-binding protein: MNLNIPVNSTEKEVKVYSGRHYNTDRSVYKKFAEETGIKVRLIEAAGISLIERLKREGKNSQADLILLVDAARITNAAKAGLLQSIESSNLENDVPIGLKDPNKEWYALTRRVRVMIANPKVVDVSKINDYTDLADPSLKGKVCLRNRKSPYNQSLVANQIINKGESETKAWLSGMISNVSQPFFPGDISIIRAVSKKKCGVGIVNHYYVARMLAGVNGRRDALYAKKTKVLTPNPAHVNISAGGIAKYATNKNEAIKLLEFLASPKGSKGLAAPTFEHPLKEVNQNEIVKNFGEFIPDSVTVEDLGEKNSQAIKFMKDAGWD, encoded by the coding sequence ATGAATTTAAATATACCTGTAAATTCTACTGAAAAAGAAGTCAAAGTTTATTCAGGGAGGCATTACAACACTGATAGGAGCGTCTATAAAAAATTTGCAGAGGAAACAGGGATTAAAGTAAGGCTTATTGAAGCTGCAGGTATATCTTTAATTGAGAGATTGAAGAGAGAGGGTAAGAATTCTCAGGCAGATTTAATTTTATTAGTTGATGCTGCAAGAATTACTAATGCAGCCAAAGCTGGATTACTTCAATCAATAGAATCTTCTAATTTAGAAAATGATGTTCCAATTGGATTGAAAGATCCAAATAAGGAATGGTACGCCTTAACCAGAAGAGTAAGAGTTATGATAGCAAATCCAAAAGTGGTAGATGTTAGCAAGATTAATGATTACACTGATTTAGCTGATCCTTCTCTAAAAGGGAAAGTATGTTTAAGAAATAGAAAAAGTCCATATAATCAATCTTTAGTTGCTAACCAAATAATTAACAAAGGTGAATCAGAAACTAAAGCTTGGTTAAGCGGAATGATTTCAAATGTTTCCCAACCATTCTTCCCAGGTGATATTTCAATAATTAGAGCAGTTTCCAAGAAAAAATGTGGAGTAGGAATTGTTAATCATTATTATGTCGCAAGAATGTTAGCAGGTGTAAACGGAAGAAGAGATGCTTTATATGCAAAAAAAACAAAGGTCCTTACACCGAATCCTGCTCACGTAAATATTAGTGCCGGAGGTATTGCAAAATATGCAACCAATAAAAATGAAGCGATTAAGTTGCTTGAATTCCTAGCGTCTCCTAAAGGAAGCAAAGGTTTAGCAGCGCCAACTTTTGAACATCCTTTGAAGGAAGTTAATCAAAATGAAATAGTAAAAAACTTTGGAGAATTTATACCTGATAGTGTAACAGTAGAAGATCTTGGAGAAAAAAATTCTCAAGCTATTAAATTTATGAAAGATGCAGGTTGGGATTAA
- a CDS encoding Fe2+-dependent dioxygenase: MNYLTSQLLINEEIETINNNLKNQSDLWEDGKKTAGSYASKVKNNLQINRNSELSKKLAELIKNKLLANPLIKSFALPKLIHGIMFTKSQKNMGYGRHVDNPFMSSGRSDLSFTISLTPKDLYEGGELIIETINSENKFKLNAGEIIIYPSTYLHSVEKILSGERIVCVGWIESYVKSIEKREYLFDLDAGAKGLLAKHGRSDELDLIFKSYSNLLRLLGN; this comes from the coding sequence ATGAATTATTTAACGAGTCAACTACTAATTAATGAAGAGATAGAAACAATAAATAATAATCTTAAAAATCAAAGCGATCTTTGGGAAGATGGTAAAAAGACTGCAGGCAGTTATGCATCAAAAGTCAAAAATAATTTGCAAATTAATAGAAATTCTGAGTTATCTAAAAAGTTAGCTGAATTAATAAAAAACAAACTCCTGGCCAACCCACTGATTAAAAGCTTTGCATTACCTAAATTAATACATGGAATAATGTTTACGAAATCCCAAAAGAATATGGGCTATGGCAGGCATGTCGACAACCCATTCATGTCTTCTGGAAGATCAGACTTATCATTCACAATTTCACTAACTCCAAAAGATTTATATGAAGGGGGAGAATTAATCATAGAAACAATTAATTCAGAAAATAAATTTAAACTTAACGCTGGAGAAATAATTATTTATCCAAGTACGTATCTACATTCTGTTGAAAAGATACTAAGTGGAGAAAGAATAGTATGTGTAGGTTGGATTGAAAGTTATGTAAAGTCTATTGAAAAAAGAGAATATTTATTCGATCTTGATGCAGGGGCTAAAGGATTATTGGCAAAACATGGGAGGTCAGATGAGCTTGATTTGATATTCAAATCATATTCAAATCTTCTGAGATTACTTGGTAATTAG